A window of Chitinophaga sp. MM2321 contains these coding sequences:
- a CDS encoding RagB/SusD family nutrient uptake outer membrane protein, which translates to MKIKRLTYTLLLSGFLFTTGCSIDPELTDVYTSEVAWTSEANLELSLNKFYPLIGQTYYSSHVTQDAYADVLKMNTPGDEVNLLVLGSSAITPGANAMDNWAWGYTWVKSCNQFLDGLKQFGTKLSAETTARAEAEVRFFRAYVYFELAKRYGGSVILLKDLPTEKFYARSTPDEVWNFIAEDLDFAAGNLPTEVPANKRGKLTKGAAFGLKARAMLYAKRWKDASDAVVNLDKLQLYDLYPDYEKLFNLKRSGGGENKESILEFGYSSPNFGYSFDYFFCPPGDKGYAQVSPTENLVSEYEMADGSKFSWSNATQAASPYENREPRFYASILYNGASWKGRTVETFVGGVDGYAIGGGTTCTGYYMKKLFDGSIKTQTEGFRAGELTFYFMRYAEVLLIYAEAMAEQQQLGEALKALNKVRARAGFTTDVSAGSKDEFMKLLRHERMVELAFEGHRYWDLRRWGLATTVLNGTNVTGTKVTKNGDGTFSYVEVDSDNGKKRVYPEKYNRFPIPVDEIQKNPLMEQFDEWK; encoded by the coding sequence ATGAAAATTAAAAGACTTACATATACTTTATTATTGTCCGGGTTCTTATTCACCACGGGTTGTAGCATTGATCCGGAACTAACGGACGTGTACACCAGTGAAGTGGCGTGGACAAGCGAGGCAAACCTGGAACTTTCACTGAATAAGTTTTACCCGCTGATCGGACAAACCTACTATAGTTCACACGTAACGCAGGATGCTTATGCAGATGTATTGAAAATGAATACACCCGGTGATGAAGTGAACCTGCTGGTATTAGGTTCCTCTGCCATCACACCCGGCGCCAATGCCATGGATAACTGGGCCTGGGGATATACCTGGGTGAAGAGCTGCAACCAGTTCCTGGATGGATTAAAACAGTTTGGTACAAAACTGTCGGCCGAAACCACCGCAAGAGCTGAAGCGGAAGTACGGTTTTTCAGGGCCTACGTTTATTTTGAACTCGCCAAAAGATATGGCGGTAGTGTGATCCTCTTAAAAGATCTTCCTACAGAAAAATTTTATGCAAGGAGCACACCGGATGAAGTATGGAACTTTATTGCAGAAGACCTTGATTTTGCTGCCGGCAATCTTCCTACAGAAGTGCCTGCCAATAAAAGAGGGAAGCTCACCAAAGGCGCTGCATTTGGCCTCAAAGCAAGGGCCATGCTCTACGCAAAAAGATGGAAAGACGCTTCTGACGCAGTGGTAAACCTGGATAAGCTGCAACTGTACGATCTGTACCCCGACTATGAAAAGCTGTTTAACCTGAAACGGTCCGGTGGTGGAGAGAATAAAGAAAGCATCCTGGAATTCGGCTATAGCTCACCAAACTTCGGCTATTCCTTTGATTACTTCTTTTGCCCTCCCGGTGATAAAGGCTATGCACAGGTGAGCCCAACGGAAAACCTGGTGTCTGAATATGAAATGGCCGATGGTAGCAAATTCAGCTGGAGCAATGCCACACAGGCCGCCTCCCCATACGAAAACCGCGAACCCCGTTTCTATGCTTCCATTTTATATAATGGTGCATCCTGGAAAGGAAGAACCGTGGAAACTTTTGTAGGCGGCGTTGATGGATATGCCATCGGTGGTGGTACTACCTGCACCGGCTATTATATGAAGAAACTGTTTGACGGTAGCATCAAAACACAAACCGAAGGATTCCGCGCAGGTGAACTGACTTTCTATTTCATGCGGTATGCAGAAGTATTGCTGATCTATGCGGAAGCGATGGCTGAGCAGCAACAGTTAGGAGAGGCATTGAAAGCATTAAATAAAGTGCGTGCAAGAGCAGGTTTTACTACAGACGTATCCGCTGGTAGTAAAGATGAGTTTATGAAACTGTTGCGTCATGAAAGGATGGTGGAACTGGCTTTTGAAGGACACCGCTACTGGGATCTGCGCCGCTGGGGACTGGCTACTACCGTATTAAATGGCACAAATGTTACCGGCACCAAGGTCACTAAAAATGGAGACGGTACTTTCAGCTATGTAGAAGTAGACAGTGATAATGGCAAGAAGCGTGTTTATCCTGAAAAATATAATCGTTTCCCTATTCCTGTCGACGAAATTCAGAAGAATCCGTTAATGGAACAATTTGATGAATGGAAATAG